The DNA window GTGGTCGCTGCCGTCAAGCGCAAAATGGGCTCGACCGAGCCGGTTACCATGGCGGGCCAGGCGTTTTTACCCCAGGAAATTTCGGCGATGATCTTACGAGAAATCAAAAGTTATGTTGATGCTAAATTCGGCCCCGGGGAAAAAGAGGCGGTCATCACCGTGCCGGCTTATTTTACCGACGAGCAGCGCCGGGCGACCAAGCAGGCCGGGGAATTGGCCGGCTTTATCGTCGAACGGATTATTAACGAGCCGACGGCGGCGGCCATGGCGTTCGGCCTGGAGCGGCTGGAGGAAGATAAGCATATCCTGGTGTATGATCTGGGCGGCGGTACGTTTGACGTGTCGATTGTGGAAATGATGAGCGGCATTTTGGAAGTTAAAGCATCGGCCGGTAACAACCATTTGGGCGGGGAAGACTTTGACTGGCGGCTGGTCGGCTGGCTGGCCGACAAAATCCGCAAAGCTCACGGCGTCGACCCGCTGAAAGACCTTCGCGCCAAGAGCCTGCTAAAAGAGCAGGCTGAACGCATCAAAAAAGAGCTGTCGACCGCTCCCCAAGTCGAAATTCACCTGCTGGTTTTGTCAACACAAAAGTTGACCGCCCGTGCTAGAGCAAAAGTTGACCG is part of the Sporolituus thermophilus DSM 23256 genome and encodes:
- a CDS encoding Hsp70 family protein, producing MTRPTRPIVGIDLGTTNSAVAYINNGKPEIIPSPHGQRIIPSVVMIGLDGKVHVGDTARAAQIAMPDRVVAAVKRKMGSTEPVTMAGQAFLPQEISAMILREIKSYVDAKFGPGEKEAVITVPAYFTDEQRRATKQAGELAGFIVERIINEPTAAAMAFGLERLEEDKHILVYDLGGGTFDVSIVEMMSGILEVKASAGNNHLGGEDFDWRLVGWLADKIRKAHGVDPLKDLRAKSLLKEQAERIKKELSTAPQVEIHLLVLSTQKLTARARAKVDRALLIAGKMTDNSA